One Chitinophagaceae bacterium C216 genomic window carries:
- a CDS encoding TonB-dependent receptor P26 yields MKKYLSKKRPRKTLLAFTFLSSLFIIPHFTKAQNQEVRGRVIDEQQKPMKGVSVIVNNTTLGTATNDSGYYHISGVPANGTLVFSHTGYNNQEVQVGGRAVVDVTMTPIASSMDEVVAIGYATARRRDVTGAVASVKATNLEKESPRSVQDLLRGNAAGIIVGMTNDAKSTASFLVRGSGTLKASNSPLNVVDGVIFDGAFTDINPNDIESIDILKDASATAVFGARAANGVILITTKKGARGKPRITFNSNIGFVKEVGTPRVMNAEEFLKWRYDYEMGKNNDAYHQQYPEKFVDPRKLQNVDPLTWYNYDMQTPVTSVTEEELIRMWLSRLELKAPEIENYLNNKITNWQKLVFQKGFQQDYSVSVSNRNDQSNYYFSLNYVDRKGVIVGDRYKNFRTRLNLESKITSFLKVGANTNFAVRDEGFLQADWGQMTNISPFGSNNLDDPNSPFRRLPTGDPTPVNPFHDNLYRDRKDMYNTLNSSIYGIINLPLGIEFQSTYTPSFVWREFYNHESSKNPQWTATGGSSERTFEKTFNWQIDNIIRWKRRFNEHNVEVTLLQNAEKGQRWRTTAKSSQYSPSDILGYHRLQAGAVPLAESDDTYRTGDALMGRVFYSFKDRYMITASVRRDGYSAFGSQNPRATFPALAFAWDFSEEKFMSNIQWLDYSKLRLSWGRNGNREIGIYDALSDMTSGLHPYIDQNGNIYLYSQLYVNRMANLALKWEAKESYNLGLDFGLFNNRLSGSIDAYIATTKDLLVDRVLPEIIGFNSVAANLGKMENKGFEFTLTGDIIRKSDIKWTSSVIFMLNRRKIKSLYGDMIDILDENGNVIGQKEADDIKNGWFIGQDPDRYWHYERIGVWQIGEEAEAAKYGNQPGDFKYKDQNGDGILSNEDRIFQGYSTPRFRWSWRNDIDYKNFNLSFFLYSNWGQMGTFNRAANNASFTDRTTDYAMPRWTPDNPINDYARIGSKNLGNNYVERSFIRLESVALSYAVPKHILNKINVMGLRISASIRNAAVWAPKWKFGDPESGANPTPRTYNLSFNLTL; encoded by the coding sequence ATGAAAAAGTATTTATCAAAAAAACGGCCCAGAAAAACTTTGCTTGCATTTACTTTTCTAAGCTCTCTATTCATTATTCCTCACTTCACAAAGGCACAAAATCAGGAAGTCAGGGGTAGGGTTATTGACGAACAACAAAAACCCATGAAGGGAGTAAGTGTTATTGTTAATAATACAACCCTAGGTACAGCAACGAACGATAGTGGCTACTATCATATTTCGGGAGTGCCAGCAAATGGTACACTCGTATTTAGCCATACCGGCTATAACAATCAGGAAGTTCAGGTGGGTGGTCGCGCAGTAGTAGATGTAACAATGACGCCCATCGCCTCTAGCATGGACGAAGTAGTGGCCATCGGTTATGCTACGGCACGCAGAAGAGATGTTACAGGAGCTGTAGCATCGGTCAAAGCCACCAATCTCGAAAAAGAATCGCCCCGATCGGTTCAGGATCTTTTAAGAGGTAATGCTGCCGGTATTATTGTGGGTATGACTAACGATGCAAAATCTACTGCCAGCTTTCTGGTGAGAGGTAGTGGAACACTGAAAGCAAGTAACAGTCCACTGAATGTCGTGGACGGAGTGATATTTGACGGTGCTTTTACAGACATCAACCCCAACGATATTGAGTCTATCGACATTCTTAAAGATGCGAGTGCTACTGCTGTATTTGGAGCCAGAGCCGCCAACGGAGTTATTTTGATTACTACCAAAAAAGGTGCAAGAGGTAAGCCCCGTATCACTTTTAATAGTAATATAGGCTTCGTAAAAGAAGTAGGAACGCCCCGTGTAATGAATGCTGAAGAATTTCTTAAATGGCGCTATGATTATGAAATGGGGAAAAACAACGATGCTTACCACCAACAATATCCAGAGAAGTTTGTAGATCCGCGAAAACTTCAAAACGTAGATCCCTTGACATGGTACAACTACGACATGCAGACTCCCGTTACCTCTGTTACCGAGGAAGAATTAATACGCATGTGGTTATCCCGCCTAGAGTTAAAAGCGCCCGAAATTGAAAACTATTTAAATAATAAAATTACAAACTGGCAAAAACTAGTTTTCCAGAAAGGGTTCCAGCAGGATTATTCAGTAAGTGTATCTAATAGAAATGATCAATCCAATTATTATTTCTCCTTAAACTATGTGGATCGTAAAGGAGTGATTGTTGGGGATCGTTATAAAAATTTTCGTACTAGGTTAAATCTGGAATCGAAAATCACGTCCTTCTTAAAAGTAGGCGCTAATACAAACTTCGCCGTACGTGATGAAGGTTTTCTCCAAGCTGACTGGGGACAAATGACCAACATCTCTCCTTTTGGCTCCAATAATCTGGATGATCCCAATAGCCCGTTCAGACGACTGCCCACCGGAGACCCCACTCCTGTCAATCCATTCCACGACAATCTTTATCGGGATAGAAAGGACATGTATAATACCTTAAACTCAAGTATCTATGGTATTATCAATCTACCTTTGGGTATAGAATTCCAGTCCACCTACACGCCTTCCTTCGTATGGAGAGAATTCTATAACCACGAATCCTCCAAAAACCCGCAATGGACGGCAACCGGGGGCTCCAGCGAGCGTACATTCGAAAAAACCTTCAACTGGCAAATAGATAATATCATCAGATGGAAACGTCGCTTTAACGAACATAATGTTGAAGTAACTTTATTACAGAATGCTGAAAAGGGTCAGAGGTGGCGCACTACCGCCAAATCTTCACAATATAGTCCCAGCGACATTCTGGGTTATCACCGCTTGCAGGCAGGGGCTGTTCCTTTAGCCGAAAGTGATGATACTTATAGAACTGGTGATGCATTAATGGGAAGAGTGTTCTATTCTTTCAAAGATCGCTATATGATTACAGCATCTGTGCGTCGCGATGGGTATTCCGCTTTCGGTTCTCAAAATCCCCGTGCTACATTCCCCGCATTGGCATTTGCCTGGGATTTCTCAGAAGAAAAATTCATGAGCAATATCCAATGGCTCGATTATTCCAAATTAAGACTTTCATGGGGTAGAAACGGAAACAGAGAAATTGGTATTTATGACGCATTGTCTGATATGACCTCCGGCCTACACCCGTATATAGATCAAAACGGCAACATTTATCTGTACTCTCAGCTATATGTTAACCGTATGGCCAATCTGGCTCTGAAATGGGAAGCTAAAGAGTCCTACAACCTAGGGCTTGACTTCGGATTGTTCAATAACAGATTAAGTGGTAGCATTGATGCTTATATCGCTACAACCAAAGACTTATTGGTGGATCGCGTGCTTCCGGAAATTATCGGATTCAATAGCGTAGCTGCCAATCTAGGTAAAATGGAAAATAAAGGCTTCGAATTTACCCTCACAGGAGATATTATCCGTAAGAGTGATATCAAATGGACCTCTTCCGTAATCTTCATGCTGAATCGCAGGAAAATCAAGAGTCTTTATGGCGATATGATCGACATTTTGGATGAGAACGGCAATGTAATCGGTCAAAAAGAAGCAGATGATATTAAGAATGGCTGGTTCATAGGTCAGGATCCAGATAGATACTGGCATTATGAACGCATTGGCGTATGGCAAATCGGCGAAGAAGCCGAAGCAGCCAAATATGGTAATCAGCCGGGCGATTTCAAATATAAGGATCAAAACGGAGACGGTATTCTTTCCAATGAAGATCGCATCTTCCAAGGATACTCTACACCGCGCTTCCGCTGGTCATGGAGAAATGATATTGATTACAAAAACTTCAATCTCTCTTTCTTCCTTTACTCCAATTGGGGACAAATGGGAACATTCAACCGTGCGGCTAATAATGCCAGCTTTACAGACAGGACTACTGATTATGCAATGCCCAGATGGACTCCAGACAATCCGATCAATGATTATGCACGCATAGGTTCTAAAAACCTAGGCAATAATTATGTGGAGCGCTCATTCATTCGACTCGAAAGCGTTGCGCTTTCTTATGCTGTCCCCAAACACATACTTAACAAAATAAATGTAATGGGACTGAGAATATCAGCATCAATAAGAAATGCTGCTGTATGGGCCCCTAAATGGAAATTCGGAGATCCAGAATCAGGCGCCAACCCTACACCCCGCACCTACAACTTAAGCTTTAACTTAACCCTTTAA
- the iolG_9 gene encoding Inositol 2-dehydrogenase/D-chiro-inositol 3-dehydrogenase — protein MAKSDFNKSRRKFIKNTLSVSAGALVFGAPTIVPSTVFGKNAPSNKINIGQIGCGRIARTHDLPETFKNDVARIVAIADVDRYRREKGKELIEGWYTKKTGNSKYIDVKLYNDYHDMLANKDIDAVIISTPDHWHAQPAMEAALAGKHIYLQKPTSLTIEEGRTMSNVIQKTGVVFQLGSQQRSVSPWPQFKRACELVRNGRIGKLIEVHVGLPSDPPGGNTTEMPIPDGLDYDMWLGSTPYVYYTQDRVHHPTDIDSRPGWLRVEQFGAGMITGWGVHHIDIAHWGMNTELTGPIEVTGRADFPKTGLWNVHGDYEVVAKYANGVTMYINSKNPNGVKFVGTDGWIFVSRGNVGVTATDPTSGNSKENKAFNASNPEILKSVIGPREIHLYESPEQHKNWLDCIQSKKQTISPAEVAHRSCSACLIAHAAMKLNTTLYWDPVKEVFKNNIEANKLLSRPQRYPYGTNYVQHKIKK, from the coding sequence ATGGCTAAATCCGATTTCAACAAAAGCAGAAGAAAATTTATTAAGAACACATTAAGTGTGTCTGCCGGCGCTCTTGTTTTTGGCGCTCCAACTATTGTACCGTCTACAGTATTTGGCAAAAACGCACCTAGTAATAAGATCAACATCGGACAGATCGGATGTGGTCGTATTGCTCGCACACATGATTTACCCGAAACATTTAAAAATGATGTGGCGCGCATCGTAGCTATAGCAGATGTAGATCGATATCGTAGAGAAAAAGGTAAAGAACTGATTGAAGGTTGGTATACAAAAAAAACAGGCAATAGCAAATATATCGATGTCAAACTTTACAATGATTATCACGATATGCTTGCCAATAAAGATATCGACGCAGTGATCATTAGTACTCCCGATCATTGGCATGCACAACCGGCCATGGAAGCTGCTCTGGCGGGCAAACATATTTATCTGCAAAAACCAACCTCTCTTACCATTGAAGAAGGCCGCACCATGAGCAATGTGATCCAAAAAACAGGAGTAGTCTTTCAATTGGGTAGCCAACAACGCTCCGTCTCTCCTTGGCCTCAGTTCAAAAGAGCTTGCGAGCTAGTCCGTAACGGACGCATAGGCAAACTAATAGAAGTTCACGTCGGACTCCCCTCGGATCCTCCCGGAGGAAATACCACCGAAATGCCTATTCCAGACGGCTTGGATTACGATATGTGGTTGGGCTCCACTCCTTACGTTTATTACACTCAAGACAGAGTGCACCATCCTACCGATATTGATTCAAGACCCGGCTGGCTAAGAGTGGAACAATTCGGAGCCGGAATGATAACAGGATGGGGCGTGCATCATATCGATATCGCCCACTGGGGCATGAATACGGAACTAACCGGACCTATTGAAGTTACCGGAAGAGCCGATTTCCCTAAAACTGGGCTGTGGAATGTTCATGGCGACTACGAAGTTGTAGCCAAATATGCTAATGGCGTTACCATGTACATTAATAGCAAAAATCCCAACGGTGTTAAATTTGTGGGAACCGATGGATGGATATTTGTTTCTCGCGGTAATGTAGGCGTAACAGCTACCGATCCTACTAGTGGTAATAGCAAGGAGAATAAAGCATTCAATGCAAGCAACCCCGAGATCCTTAAATCTGTTATCGGGCCCAGAGAAATTCATTTGTATGAAAGCCCTGAGCAACATAAAAACTGGTTGGATTGTATTCAATCCAAAAAACAAACCATAAGCCCGGCAGAAGTAGCACACCGTTCATGCAGTGCCTGTCTGATTGCACACGCTGCCATGAAACTCAACACTACTCTATATTGGGATCCTGTGAAAGAAGTTTTCAAAAACAATATAGAAGCGAACAAACTGCTTAGCAGACCGCAACGTTATCCTTATGGTACCAATTATGTTCAGCATAAAATCAAAAAATAA
- the mutS2_2 gene encoding Endonuclease MutS2: MKFQVGDKVLVLHSNEEGEIVDFINDKMAMVEVRGVRFPVYLDQIDFPYYKRFTEKKNQPTTPRKKYIDDIKKEKKSKEQRREDGVWLNFLPVMDVDEFGDEYVEKLKVYLVNNTRITYNFEYYLTFFGTPEFNLKSTIQPFDNFYIHDVDFGDMSDSPAFEFDFTLATPSKQKADHYEATVKLRPKQLFSRIEELRQKNEASFSYLLFEEYPDKEPEEERLPLDKLANRGFKIYNAKDARNHLEPPRSVVDLHIEKLTDDHSRMSNLEILALQLKTFEKYYDLAVAHMLPNLVIIHGVGTGKLRDEIHDALKLKKEVSYFVNQYDPRYGYGATEIFFKY, from the coding sequence ATGAAATTTCAGGTTGGTGATAAGGTATTGGTACTGCACTCTAACGAAGAGGGTGAAATCGTAGATTTTATTAATGATAAGATGGCTATGGTTGAGGTAAGGGGTGTACGATTCCCTGTTTATCTAGACCAGATCGATTTTCCTTACTACAAACGTTTTACAGAAAAGAAAAATCAGCCTACTACCCCTCGAAAAAAATATATTGACGATATCAAAAAGGAGAAAAAGTCAAAAGAGCAACGTAGGGAAGATGGGGTTTGGTTGAATTTTTTACCAGTAATGGATGTTGATGAGTTTGGCGATGAGTATGTCGAAAAGTTGAAAGTATATCTGGTAAATAATACCCGTATTACATACAATTTTGAGTATTATCTCACTTTTTTCGGAACACCTGAATTTAATCTTAAAAGCACTATTCAGCCTTTTGATAACTTTTATATCCATGATGTTGACTTTGGTGATATGAGTGATAGCCCGGCTTTTGAGTTTGATTTTACATTGGCAACACCTTCCAAACAAAAGGCAGATCATTATGAAGCAACAGTAAAACTGCGCCCTAAGCAGTTATTTAGCCGGATTGAAGAGCTTCGACAAAAAAATGAAGCATCCTTTTCTTATTTATTGTTTGAAGAATATCCTGATAAAGAGCCGGAAGAAGAAAGGTTGCCTCTAGATAAACTGGCCAATAGAGGGTTTAAAATATATAATGCCAAGGATGCGCGCAATCACTTAGAACCTCCGCGGAGTGTTGTGGATTTGCATATAGAAAAACTTACGGATGATCATTCGCGTATGAGTAATTTAGAAATTCTGGCGCTGCAATTGAAAACTTTTGAAAAGTATTATGACTTAGCAGTTGCGCATATGCTTCCTAATCTAGTGATTATTCACGGAGTGGGTACGGGTAAATTACGCGATGAAATACATGATGCGTTAAAACTAAAAAAAGAAGTAAGCTATTTTGTGAATCAGTATGATCCCCGTTACGGCTATGGTGCCACGGAGATCTTCTTCAAATACTAG
- the yhdG_2 gene encoding putative amino acid permease YhdG, whose translation MSVLRKKKIENILQEAEAHVGQDKQGLKKVLGVKDLTFLGIAAVVGAGIFSTIGGAAYHGGPGVSVLFIITAITCGFSALCYAEFASRVPVSGSAYTYSYVSFGEIVAWIIGWALILEYAIGNIVVAISWSGYFNNLLEHVFNIHLPDWMLVDPQTAVAAYNKASAALASGATLSPEELASYRFAINAYNEAPRIGNTPIFFNLPAFIIIALVTWLAYIGIKESKQSANFMVIFKVAVIIFVIVAGAFFVDTNNWKPFMPEGFTGVLKGVSAVFYAYIGFDAISTTAEECKSPQRDLPRSMIYSLLICTVLYIAIALVLTGMEHYTRFQGVDDPLAFVFEKRAPWIEKIISVSAVVATTSVILVFQLGQPRIWMSMSRDGLLPKVFQKIHPKYKTPSFSTIVTGVIVGIGALFLQSDLVTDLTSIGTLFAFILVCGGVLLLPPIPKEEGKFKLPYINGRYIIPVLYVLFVYFFRERIVEAFQNIGHEAYQEILFLIFLVVALIIAMKTIVHKYSFIPVMGVLSCLYLLIEIPAVSWFWFFVWMLTGLAIYFLYGYRNSTLARSAD comes from the coding sequence ATGTCTGTACTGCGGAAAAAGAAAATTGAAAACATTCTGCAAGAGGCTGAAGCGCACGTCGGTCAGGATAAGCAGGGATTAAAAAAAGTTTTAGGTGTAAAAGACTTGACTTTTCTGGGGATTGCGGCTGTGGTGGGTGCTGGAATTTTTTCAACCATTGGCGGCGCTGCCTATCATGGAGGTCCAGGTGTATCGGTATTATTTATCATTACTGCTATAACCTGTGGTTTTTCTGCTTTATGTTATGCCGAGTTTGCAAGTCGGGTACCGGTGTCTGGTAGTGCTTATACATATTCTTATGTGAGTTTCGGGGAGATCGTGGCTTGGATTATCGGGTGGGCTTTGATTCTAGAATATGCTATTGGAAATATTGTTGTAGCAATTTCGTGGAGTGGTTATTTCAATAATTTGCTAGAGCATGTCTTTAATATTCACTTGCCCGACTGGATGCTGGTAGATCCGCAAACGGCAGTGGCAGCTTATAATAAAGCTTCTGCAGCATTGGCAAGTGGTGCTACACTTTCACCGGAGGAGTTAGCCAGTTATCGGTTTGCCATAAATGCTTATAATGAAGCCCCACGAATCGGTAATACTCCTATCTTTTTTAACCTTCCAGCCTTTATTATTATAGCTCTAGTAACATGGCTAGCTTACATTGGTATTAAGGAAAGTAAACAGTCTGCAAATTTTATGGTAATCTTTAAGGTTGCCGTTATCATATTTGTAATTGTGGCCGGAGCGTTCTTTGTTGATACTAATAATTGGAAGCCTTTTATGCCGGAAGGGTTTACTGGTGTATTAAAAGGTGTATCGGCGGTGTTTTATGCTTATATCGGCTTTGATGCTATTTCTACTACAGCAGAGGAGTGTAAGAGTCCACAACGCGATCTACCGCGCAGTATGATTTATTCGCTGCTCATCTGTACTGTTTTGTACATTGCAATTGCACTGGTGCTTACAGGAATGGAGCACTACACTCGCTTTCAGGGGGTAGATGATCCGCTGGCTTTTGTTTTTGAAAAACGCGCACCCTGGATCGAAAAAATTATTTCGGTAAGTGCCGTGGTGGCTACTACTTCTGTTATCCTAGTATTTCAGCTTGGACAGCCCAGAATATGGATGAGTATGAGCCGCGACGGGCTATTACCTAAAGTGTTTCAGAAAATACATCCTAAATATAAAACTCCTTCTTTCTCTACTATCGTAACAGGTGTAATTGTAGGGATAGGTGCGCTTTTTTTGCAAAGCGACCTAGTAACGGATCTTACCAGCATCGGAACCCTGTTTGCGTTTATATTGGTGTGCGGAGGTGTGCTTTTGCTGCCTCCAATTCCTAAGGAGGAAGGCAAGTTTAAACTTCCTTACATTAACGGACGCTATATTATACCGGTGTTGTATGTGCTGTTTGTTTACTTCTTTAGAGAAAGAATTGTGGAGGCTTTTCAGAATATTGGCCACGAAGCGTATCAAGAAATCCTATTTTTGATATTTCTGGTAGTGGCATTAATTATTGCCATGAAGACCATCGTTCACAAATATTCCTTTATCCCTGTAATGGGAGTATTATCTTGTTTGTATCTGCTGATTGAAATTCCGGCTGTAAGTTGGTTTTGGTTTTTTGTATGGATGCTGACAGGGCTTGCTATCTATTTTCTTTACGGCTACCGAAATAGCACGTTGGCAAGATCGGCGGATTAG
- a CDS encoding (2E,6E)-farnesyl diphosphate synthase: protein MQSFDELSKKFADYFSRSHFPAQPATLYEPNNYFLSLGGKRLRPVLCLMGNELFGEIKADAWNVATAIELFHNFTLIHDDIMDKAPLRRGKPTVHHQYGESTAILAGDVMLVKAYDYINQLSPVYISRILHIFNKTAREVCEGQQLDMDFETRNDVSFDEYLHMITLKTSVLLAASLQMGGILGGADEQNLELLYQFGLKIGLAFQMQDDYLDAFGDPKKFGKQPGGDILANKKTFLLIKTLEIVNDTQRSELQHLLATNEADKVQRVLQLYNDCKIGEWAKEQKEVYLTQALTHIDEIPIAPERKQPLKDLAGLLVKRDY, encoded by the coding sequence ATGCAATCATTTGACGAATTATCCAAGAAGTTTGCCGATTATTTCAGCCGCTCGCATTTTCCGGCACAACCGGCTACGTTATACGAACCCAATAATTATTTCTTGTCATTAGGAGGAAAGCGATTAAGGCCGGTTTTATGCCTGATGGGTAATGAATTGTTCGGAGAGATAAAAGCCGATGCATGGAATGTAGCTACAGCCATCGAGCTGTTCCATAATTTTACACTAATACATGATGATATTATGGATAAGGCGCCGCTGCGTCGAGGAAAGCCTACTGTACATCATCAGTATGGGGAGAGTACAGCCATATTAGCCGGTGATGTTATGCTGGTAAAGGCGTATGATTATATCAATCAATTATCCCCAGTTTATATTTCACGTATTCTTCATATATTTAATAAAACTGCCAGGGAGGTTTGCGAAGGACAACAATTGGATATGGATTTTGAAACGCGTAATGATGTGTCCTTTGATGAATACCTGCATATGATTACCCTGAAAACTTCCGTGCTGCTAGCCGCAAGCTTACAGATGGGGGGTATACTGGGAGGTGCCGATGAGCAAAATCTAGAGTTGTTGTATCAATTTGGGCTAAAGATAGGATTGGCATTTCAGATGCAAGATGATTATCTGGATGCATTTGGGGATCCGAAGAAATTTGGTAAACAACCCGGTGGAGATATTCTCGCTAATAAGAAAACATTTTTGCTTATAAAAACCCTAGAGATTGTTAATGATACACAGCGTAGCGAACTACAACATTTACTAGCAACCAACGAAGCGGATAAAGTGCAACGGGTATTACAGTTATACAATGATTGTAAAATAGGCGAGTGGGCAAAGGAGCAAAAAGAAGTGTATCTCACCCAAGCGCTGACTCATATTGATGAAATCCCTATAGCGCCTGAGAGAAAACAGCCTCTAAAGGATCTGGCGGGACTATTGGTAAAACGAGATTATTAA